A genome region from Tolypothrix sp. PCC 7712 includes the following:
- a CDS encoding Calvin cycle protein CP12, translating into MQTNLEVVQAAVTADQNGTKTLQQAILEAINEARSTCDRNGSDSTNCTVAWEIVEELQAEKAHQQQAKKRKTFLESYCEQHPEAIECLIYDV; encoded by the coding sequence ATGCAGACAAATTTAGAAGTAGTTCAAGCTGCTGTCACTGCCGATCAAAATGGCACTAAAACTTTGCAACAAGCGATTTTAGAAGCTATTAATGAAGCCCGTTCTACCTGCGATCGCAACGGCAGTGATTCTACTAATTGCACTGTAGCATGGGAAATTGTCGAAGAATTGCAAGCTGAAAAAGCTCATCAACAACAAGCTAAAAAACGCAAAACCTTTTTAGAAAGTTACTGCGAACAACATCCAGAAGCAATCGAGTGCTTGATATACGACGTGTAG
- a CDS encoding TlyA family RNA methyltransferase → MAKQRLDTLLVELGLCSSRALAQRLIQAGEVSVNQQVVDKPGTEIDITSHIQIKERSRFVSRGGEKLVKALESFAIPVEGRICIDGGISTGGFTDCLLQAGAKLVYGIDVGYGQVDWRLRNDSRVILRERTNLRQLQPEQLYAEADPIPDLAVVDVSFISLAKILPALWQLTQPPREAVLLVKPQFEVGKSRVGKKGVVRDPNDQADAIFQVLQAAQALGWKYQGLTWSPITGPAGNIEYLLWLRMDSETPSPDLEAIQQITKSAVADLRE, encoded by the coding sequence TTGGCTAAACAACGACTCGACACACTCTTAGTAGAATTAGGTTTATGTAGTTCTCGCGCCTTAGCACAGCGACTCATCCAGGCGGGAGAAGTTAGCGTGAATCAGCAGGTTGTTGACAAGCCTGGCACAGAAATAGATATTACATCTCATATTCAGATTAAAGAGCGATCGCGGTTTGTTTCCAGAGGTGGCGAGAAACTAGTTAAAGCCTTAGAAAGCTTTGCCATTCCTGTTGAAGGGCGCATTTGTATAGATGGGGGGATTTCCACAGGTGGCTTTACCGATTGTCTGCTACAAGCTGGAGCCAAATTAGTTTACGGCATTGATGTTGGTTATGGACAAGTTGACTGGCGATTGCGAAATGACTCGCGAGTGATTTTGCGAGAACGCACCAACTTACGCCAGCTACAACCAGAGCAATTGTACGCTGAGGCTGACCCTATACCTGATTTAGCAGTCGTAGATGTATCGTTTATTTCCCTAGCTAAAATTTTGCCCGCCTTGTGGCAACTCACTCAACCACCCCGTGAAGCAGTATTATTAGTCAAGCCTCAATTTGAAGTTGGCAAATCCCGTGTAGGCAAAAAAGGCGTGGTGCGCGATCCAAACGACCAAGCAGACGCGATTTTCCAAGTGTTGCAAGCAGCTCAAGCATTAGGATGGAAATACCAAGGCTTAACTTGGTCACCCATTACTGGGCCAGCAGGAAATATCGAATATCTTTTATGGTTGAGAATGGACAGCGAAACACCATCGCCAGATTTAGAAGCAATTCAGCAAATCACTAAATCAGCTGTGGCTGATTTGAGGGAATAG
- a CDS encoding transposase has protein sequence MRILGLDVCKNSVVSWLINTEENLPKNFREYFRKHRRPKDNDPLTFKAHITGVNALLELKPDAIILEPTGIHYSWIWAHICSMENIEVRWVGHAEVKHFRKQNKLPDKNDQADAAALALYAFIHWHNDEFFLHFNAGNVARLRELWLQLQSINRIQSPPINRIRQQLAKEFPEAALSASKPGEDGMVPLWAWLAGRERNTQRKSSYYDRLYSKSIAPKYGVGISDFTRTLANLLCDLRDWENKMVAEILELLNAPEFMPYRKVMTQFGIGDRQQALFISQIYPITKFESLGRFKRRLGMAKDEESSGDKEAYKTGGSRFCRAQLYLWVFNRIAPHHARPKNEMGQKLGDFYDQRKSQFQDNPELWKQKALSRTQKKAMDELRRSLKESLLPMLPKDQQPQIEAILNLTLQNMQLSLDQSLAGKTSSVKEREIKRGFGNLIISQTAAYGLRLMFKEIKRAID, from the coding sequence ATGAGAATATTAGGCTTAGACGTATGTAAAAATAGCGTCGTCAGTTGGTTGATTAATACTGAAGAAAATCTTCCAAAAAACTTTCGGGAATACTTCAGAAAGCATCGCCGCCCAAAGGATAATGACCCTTTAACTTTTAAGGCTCATATCACGGGCGTTAACGCACTGTTAGAACTCAAACCAGATGCAATTATCCTTGAACCTACTGGAATACATTACAGTTGGATTTGGGCGCATATTTGCAGCATGGAAAATATAGAAGTTCGTTGGGTTGGTCATGCTGAAGTTAAACATTTCAGGAAGCAAAATAAACTACCTGATAAGAACGACCAAGCAGATGCAGCTGCATTAGCTTTGTATGCTTTCATACACTGGCATAATGATGAGTTCTTCTTACATTTCAATGCTGGAAATGTGGCAAGGTTAAGAGAATTGTGGTTGCAATTGCAGTCTATTAACCGCATACAATCACCACCAATTAACCGCATTCGCCAACAGTTAGCTAAGGAATTTCCTGAAGCCGCTTTATCTGCTAGTAAACCTGGTGAAGATGGTATGGTTCCCTTGTGGGCATGGCTAGCCGGGCGAGAAAGGAATACTCAGCGTAAATCCAGTTATTACGATCGGCTTTATTCTAAATCCATCGCTCCAAAGTACGGAGTCGGAATTTCCGATTTTACCCGTACCCTGGCAAACTTGCTGTGTGATTTACGTGACTGGGAAAACAAGATGGTAGCTGAAATTCTGGAACTGCTTAATGCTCCTGAATTTATGCCTTACCGCAAAGTAATGACTCAGTTTGGAATTGGCGACAGACAACAAGCTCTGTTTATTTCCCAAATTTACCCAATCACAAAGTTTGAATCACTTGGGAGATTCAAGCGGCGGCTGGGCATGGCCAAAGATGAGGAATCATCCGGTGATAAGGAAGCTTACAAAACTGGTGGGTCAAGATTTTGTAGAGCGCAGCTATACCTGTGGGTATTTAACCGCATTGCTCCACACCACGCCAGACCGAAAAACGAGATGGGACAGAAGTTAGGTGATTTTTACGATCAGCGTAAATCCCAGTTTCAAGACAACCCGGAACTGTGGAAACAAAAAGCACTTAGCAGAACCCAGAAAAAAGCAATGGATGAACTTAGGCGATCGCTTAAGGAATCCTTACTACCCATGCTTCCCAAAGACCAACAACCACAGATTGAAGCAATTCTCAATTTGACACTGCAAAATATGCAGTTGTCACTTGACCAATCGCTTGCTGGTAAAACCTCATCTGTAAAGGAACGGGAAATTAAACGCGGTTTTGGCAATTTAATCATCAGTCAAACTGCTGCTTACGGACTCAGGCTTATGTTTAAAGAAATTAAGCGCGCTATTGACTAA
- a CDS encoding helix-turn-helix domain-containing protein produces MNFTSMIEDNQQEQEKSPLRLLREEAGLTRPQVKQIIGVSERRQADWESGKAMPSAENIASLCRLYKVSLKTMFKSLGIDVSSIPNDE; encoded by the coding sequence ATGAACTTTACGTCTATGATAGAAGATAACCAACAAGAACAGGAAAAGTCTCCCTTGAGGCTACTAAGAGAAGAAGCAGGACTAACACGTCCTCAAGTTAAGCAAATAATAGGTGTTTCAGAAAGGCGACAAGCTGACTGGGAATCTGGGAAAGCTATGCCAAGTGCTGAAAACATCGCATCATTATGCCGATTGTACAAAGTGTCTTTAAAGACTATGTTCAAATCGCTAGGGATTGATGTGTCTAGCATTCCTAATGATGAATAA
- a CDS encoding tyrosine-type recombinase/integrase, giving the protein MPKNNRSGKAAVINDADFVKIRKQIKTDRYKLLLDLAWYTGERWGALLQLRVSDVYDRNGRPKEVLVFPAIIRKHRPDGTADTVEIPVHENLRESLSKFDYSSNTVWLFPSRCGTKPITWRNAYDILRRATEAAGLGTKGISTHTTRRSLVNKLRKNGTDKAIIRRITGHRDNKGLDPYLEVDIDEIKGAIATL; this is encoded by the coding sequence ATGCCTAAAAATAACAGATCCGGTAAAGCGGCAGTAATTAATGATGCTGATTTTGTAAAAATCCGAAAACAAATTAAAACTGACAGGTATAAACTTCTGCTTGATTTGGCTTGGTACACTGGCGAGCGGTGGGGCGCTCTCCTCCAGTTGAGGGTGAGTGATGTTTACGATCGCAATGGCCGCCCCAAAGAAGTTTTGGTTTTTCCGGCGATTATTCGTAAGCACAGGCCCGATGGAACTGCGGATACGGTGGAAATCCCAGTACATGAGAACCTGAGAGAATCGCTGTCAAAATTTGATTACTCCTCTAATACGGTTTGGCTGTTTCCGTCGCGGTGTGGCACAAAGCCGATTACCTGGCGCAATGCCTATGACATCCTCCGGCGGGCAACTGAGGCGGCTGGGCTGGGGACAAAAGGAATCTCAACTCACACTACCCGGCGTAGCTTGGTAAATAAACTTCGTAAAAATGGTACGGATAAAGCAATTATTCGCCGCATCACCGGACATAGAGACAACAAAGGGCTTGACCCTTATTTGGAAGTAGACATTGATGAAATCAAAGGAGCGATCGCAACTCTATGA